A DNA window from Fragaria vesca subsp. vesca linkage group LG3, FraVesHawaii_1.0, whole genome shotgun sequence contains the following coding sequences:
- the LOC101315421 gene encoding probable leucine-rich repeat receptor-like protein kinase At5g49770-like, translating into MQILMDEWNIKPPSWVSADPCDGWEGIKCTNSRITALVLANMGLKGQLSTDIELLSELRILNLSFNKGLSGQLRASIGKLKKLVHLNLVGCSFFGPIPDAIGSLTKLSYLSLKNNSFSGPIPPSIGNLSNLTFIDLSDNKLQGSIPVSNGTTPGLDMLLKAKHFHFGNNQLSGPIPPRLFSSNMAMIHLIFDRNNLNGSIPSTVGLVQKLVAVRLDGNSLSGPVPSSLNNLTNVSELHLSNNMLTGPMPNLTGMIHLNYVDLSNNTFAVSNVPAWFSTLELLTTLMMENTGLQGIIPPALFSFENLEKVVLRNNLLTGLLDIANSSNQLQLIDLERNFINELAQNKEGSNYTLILVNNPICEESQTNNYCIVSPSNVPNSMSPTPSNCTPVACTSGQVSSPNCRCAYPYRGTLVFIFVSFSNLGNYSYYRSLEEAILKSCQSFNLPVDSVSLGRPSWGSSFHLELVIEIFPSGDQAVLELAGSNKGLIIGASIGGSVLLLLIVLVGCYALYQKRRGDSPSRRSILMVRPSTGVSTVGAPELKGARLFSFEELKKYTDNFSEANDIGSGGYGQVYRATLPTGQIVAIKRARREAMQGAPEFKAEVELLSRVHHKNLVSLVGFCLEQGEQMLVYEYVPNGDLLDSLSGKSGIKLDWMRRLKVALGAAKGLAYLHEYANPVIIHRDIKSNNILLDNDLEAKVADFGLCKSMADSEKDYITTQVKGTMGYLDPEYYMTQQLTEKSDVYSFGVVLLELITARRPIERGKYIVRVVQSAIDKSKDSYNLREVLDPNIDLGNDQLKGLEMFVDLAMLCVDELRAKRPRMGAVVKEIENIIQISAAKWNAGANSAATSASYESGEVSKDLYSVVFDYSMVLEGRR; encoded by the exons ATGCAGATTCTAATGGATGAGTGGAATATAAAACCTCCTAGTTGGGTGAGCGCCGATCCTTGTGATGGCTGGGAAGGTATAAAGTGCACCAATTCACGCATCACCGCCTT AGTGTTGGCAAACATGGGTTTGAAAGGCCAGCTATCCACTGATATCGAGTTGTTATCTGAGCTACGAATTCT GAATTTGTCTTTCAACAAGGGTCTGAGTGGACAACTTCGAGCTTCAATTGGAAAATTGAAAAAACTAGTACACTT AAACCTGGTTGGTTGCAGTTTCTTCGGTCCTATTCCAGATGCTATAGGATCTCTGACGAAGCTGTCTTATCT ATCTCTGAAAAACAATAGTTTCAGTGGACCGATTCCACCTTCCATTGGTAATCTGTCCAACCTGACCTTTATAGACCTATCTGACAACAAGCTGCAGGGATCCATCCCAGTCTCTAATGGGACTACACCTGGTCTTGATATGTTACTTAAGGCGAAGCACTT TCATTTTGGGAACAATCAGCTCTCTGGCCCAATTCCACCTCGACTTTTCAGCTCAAACATGGCCATGATACATTT AATTTTTGACAGAAACAATCTAAATGGTAGCATTCCTTCCACAGTTGGACTTGTTCAGAAATTGGTGGCAGT ACGCCTGGACGGCAATTCATTGAGTGGGCCTGTGCCTTCGAGCCTCAACAACCTTACAAATGTGTCTGAACT GCACTTGTCCAATAATATGCTGACTGGTCCTATGCCCAACCTTACTGGCATGATACATCTCAACTATGT GGATTTGAGCAACAACACGTTCGCTGTGTCAAATGTTCCTGCCTGGTTTTCTACCTTGGAGCTTTTGACAACATT AATGATGGAAAACACGGGGCTTCAGGGAATAATTCCTCCAGCCCTCTTCAGCTTTGAGAATTTGGAGAAAGT GGTACTGAGGAACAACCTTCTCACTGGCTTATTGGATATTGCAAACTCTAGCAACCAGTTGCAACTAATTGATCTGGAGAGGAACTTCATTAATGAACTTGCACAAAACAAGGAAGGATCCAACTACACATTGAT ACTGGTCAACAATCCAATTTGTGAGGAGAGTCAGACTAATAATTACTGCATTGTTTCTCCATCAAATGTACCCAACTCAATGTCACCAACTCCAAGTAACTGTACACCTGTTGCTTGTACTTCAGGCCAGGTTTCTTCCCCTAACTGTAGATGTGCATATCCCTACAGAGGAACACTAGTCTTCATATTTGTTTCTTTCTCAAATTTGGGAAACTATAGTTATTATAGATCTCTTGAGGAAGCTATCTTGAAAAGTTGCCAGTCCTTTAACCTCCCGGTGGATTCAGTTTCTCTGGGTCGTCCTTCCTGGGGTTCATCTTTTCATCTTGAGCTAGTCATAGAAATCTTCCCATCTGGTGATCAA GCAGTTCTGGAG CTTGCAGGATCAAACAAGGGATTGATAATTGGTGCTTCCATTGGTGGATCTGTGCTTTTGTTATTAATAGTCCTTGTGGGGTGTTATGCTCTGTACCAAAAGAGGAGAGGAGACTCGCCATCGCGTAGATCAATCCTCATGGTAAGACCATCT ACGGGGGTTTCAACTGTCGGTGCTCCAGAGCTGAAAGGAGCAAGGTTGTTCTCTTTCGAAGAGCTGAAGAAATACACAGACAATTTTTCCGAAGCAAATGATATTGGATCTGGCGGTTATGGCCAG GTGTATCGGGCAACTCTTCCTACCGGCCAAATTGTTGCCATTAAAAGAGCTAGACGGGAAGCTATGCAAGGTGCACCTGAGTTCAAAGCCGAGGTTGAGCTTCTATCAAGAGTACACCATAAGAATCTTGTCAGCCTAGTTGGTTTTTGTTTGGAGCAAGGTGAACAAATGTTGGTATATGAGTATGTTCCAAATGGTGATCTGCTGGATAGTCTTTCAG GAAAGTCAGGAATCAAGTTAGACTGGATGAGGAGACTGAAAGTTGCTCTTGGTGCAGCAAAAGGTCTGGCATATCTTCATGAATATGCGAACCCTGTCATTATTCACCGTGACATCAAGTCAAACAACATCCTACTTGATAATGATCTGGAAGCAAAAGTTGCTGACTTTGGTCTCTGCAAGTCTATGGCTGACAGTGAAAAGGATTATATTACTACTCAAGTTAAAGGGACAATG GGCTACTTGGATCCTGAGTATTACATGACTCAACAGTTGACTGAGAAGAGTGATGTATATAGTTTTGGTGTGGTACTGTTGGAGCTGATAACTGCTAGAAGGCCAATTGAACGAGGGAAGTACATAGTGAGAGTGGTACAGTCGGCAATAGATAAGTCTAAAGATTCGTATAATCTTCGTGAAGTACTTGATCCAAACATTGATTTAGGAAATGATCAGCTGAAAGGTTTAGAAATGTTTGTCGATTTGGCAATGTTGTGTGTAGACGAATTACGCGCTAAGAGGCCTAGAATGGGGGCAGTGGTGAAAGAGATAGAGAATATAATACAGATTTCTGCTGCTAAGTGGAATGCCGGTGCCAATTCAGCAGCTACTTCAGCTAGTTATGAGAGTGGAGAAGTTTCCAAGGATCTTTACAGTGTAGTCTTTGATTATAGTATGGTTCTTGAAGGACGAAGATAG